The proteins below are encoded in one region of Candidatus Palauibacter australiensis:
- a CDS encoding OsmC family protein, whose protein sequence is MLGTLNGALEVRGIRLAPEDIVAEVEGINRLRDRMPTLEEIIVHYRLRIPAEARETVERALASHRAKCPTARSLEGAIEVTWTADIEETPAAS, encoded by the coding sequence ATGCTGGGCACGCTCAACGGCGCACTGGAAGTGCGCGGCATCCGCCTGGCCCCCGAGGACATCGTCGCCGAAGTGGAGGGGATCAACCGCCTCCGCGACCGCATGCCGACGCTGGAGGAAATCATCGTCCACTACCGGCTCCGCATCCCCGCCGAAGCCCGGGAGACGGTGGAGCGCGCCCTCGCCAGCCACCGCGCGAAGTGCCCCACCGCCCGCTCGCTCGAGGGCGCGATCGAGGTGACCTGGACCGCCGACATCGAAGAGACGCCGGCCGCTTCATGA
- a CDS encoding DUF885 domain-containing protein, translating into MTSTRDGRRLTGGAAGRIVAAILMAGGIAACEGGSAETADTAPPSDLSALSDRFWDAYLSWNPLQATYLGEHRLSDRVRDISPSGRNNRRREVRALMDALAAIDRPSLPPEDRLTFLALDHQLSAEVAEQTCALEVWVVDHREGFQLDFLNIVGAQPLETPVDGERMIRRWNAFADYIDDYIANLRTGLETGRVAARASVNRTIVQLDALLERPVEEWPIYAPAGTRLDAWPEGTRHDFRAGIREAASERIQPAYARLRDFLRDELYPHSRTGAAVGLSSLPGGSACYEAMIRTFTTLELTPAEIHAQGLAELERVHDELRTLGQEVLGASDLKEVQQRLRSDPEMFFRWPGEIVQMAEEAYARAALVMPAWFGTTPRTEMVIRPIPLYEAPQSQLAYYREPAPDGSRPGTYYVNTYRPEIRPRYQADVLSFHEAIPGHHLQTTIAQEVEGLPEFRKHLGSVAFIEGWALYAERLADEMGLYLDGLSRIGLASYDAWRASRLVVDTGIHAFGWTREEAIDFVRENTLLAEVNIENEVDRYITSPAQALTYKLGQLEISRLRSKAEARLGEAFSIAEFHDRVLENGALSLPALSVAIESWLAETTS; encoded by the coding sequence ATGACGTCAACCCGCGACGGGAGACGGCTTACGGGCGGAGCGGCGGGCCGGATCGTGGCCGCGATCCTCATGGCGGGCGGGATCGCGGCCTGCGAGGGGGGATCGGCCGAAACGGCGGACACGGCCCCGCCCAGCGATCTGTCGGCGCTCAGCGACCGCTTCTGGGACGCCTACCTCTCCTGGAACCCGCTGCAGGCGACCTACCTGGGAGAACACCGCCTCAGCGACCGCGTTCGCGATATCTCGCCGTCGGGCCGCAACAATCGGCGCCGCGAGGTTCGTGCCCTCATGGATGCCCTCGCGGCCATCGACCGTCCGTCGCTGCCGCCCGAGGATCGGCTGACATTCCTCGCGCTCGACCATCAGCTTTCGGCGGAAGTCGCCGAGCAGACGTGCGCCCTCGAGGTGTGGGTGGTGGACCACCGCGAGGGGTTCCAGCTCGACTTCCTCAACATCGTAGGCGCCCAGCCCCTCGAGACGCCGGTGGACGGCGAGCGCATGATCCGGCGCTGGAACGCGTTCGCCGACTATATCGACGACTACATCGCGAACCTGCGCACCGGCCTCGAAACGGGGCGGGTCGCGGCGCGCGCGTCGGTGAACCGGACGATCGTGCAGCTCGACGCGCTCCTCGAACGTCCCGTGGAGGAATGGCCGATCTACGCCCCGGCGGGGACGCGGCTCGATGCGTGGCCCGAGGGGACGCGCCACGACTTCCGGGCCGGCATCCGCGAGGCCGCCTCCGAACGCATCCAGCCGGCCTACGCGAGACTGCGGGACTTTCTGCGCGACGAACTCTATCCGCACTCGCGCACGGGCGCGGCGGTCGGACTCTCCAGCCTGCCGGGCGGCAGCGCCTGCTACGAGGCGATGATCCGCACCTTCACGACCCTCGAACTGACCCCGGCCGAGATCCACGCCCAGGGTCTGGCGGAGCTGGAGAGGGTCCACGACGAGTTGCGGACGCTGGGGCAGGAAGTCCTCGGCGCCTCCGACCTGAAGGAGGTTCAGCAGCGGCTGCGGTCCGACCCCGAGATGTTCTTCCGCTGGCCGGGGGAGATCGTGCAGATGGCCGAGGAGGCGTACGCGCGGGCGGCCCTCGTCATGCCCGCCTGGTTCGGCACGACGCCGCGGACGGAGATGGTGATCCGTCCGATCCCGCTGTACGAGGCGCCGCAGAGTCAGCTCGCCTACTACCGCGAGCCGGCGCCGGACGGATCGCGCCCTGGGACGTACTACGTGAACACCTACCGGCCCGAGATCCGGCCCCGGTACCAGGCCGACGTCCTGAGCTTTCACGAGGCGATTCCGGGGCACCACCTCCAGACGACGATCGCCCAGGAGGTCGAGGGTCTGCCCGAGTTCCGCAAGCACCTCGGCTCGGTTGCCTTCATCGAGGGGTGGGCGCTGTACGCGGAGCGGCTGGCCGACGAAATGGGCCTTTACCTGGACGGTCTGAGCCGCATCGGCCTCGCCTCCTACGATGCCTGGCGGGCGAGCCGGCTCGTCGTCGACACCGGCATTCACGCCTTCGGCTGGACGCGGGAGGAGGCGATCGACTTCGTGCGCGAGAACACGCTGCTCGCCGAAGTGAACATCGAGAACGAGGTAGACCGCTACATCACCTCGCCCGCCCAGGCGCTCACCTACAAGCTGGGGCAGCTCGAGATCTCGCGGCTGCGCTCGAAGGCGGAGGCCAGGCTCGGGGAGGCGTTCTCCATCGCGGAGTTCCACGACCGGGTGCTGGAGAACGGCGCGCTGAGCCTTCCCGCACTCAGCGTCGCGATCGAGAGCTGGCTCGCGGAGACCACCAGCTAG
- a CDS encoding pilus assembly PilX N-terminal domain-containing protein, with the protein MRSLGRIPPVRALVPPEAEPRGFALPSAMLTLLLVSLMAAGGFFVTWIDGQSARAFARSTEAFYVAESGLATALALAEMPNPSVPPVTLGAGTATVSFEHLLELRPGEAVYRVESLGRVVYGDATFERSVGQLLWVAGPPRVPGALVLMGSTGAVPPKGTITGLDAFGSACPQQPSPVAGVAYWGGPPPAPDSLLTISGSPADRRMSADVSVTAETGIRWTELLASWSPRPDAVVPSDPWPSPGADSSYTRISGSGTLGAGSSGRGALVVEGDLTLDDGFAWRGLILVGGALLLNGDISVHGSVASGLAGGAGVAADFGGHRIDLRFSACAVATAAERLTAPAAAIPGTWYEVW; encoded by the coding sequence ATGCGCTCTCTTGGCAGGATTCCACCCGTTCGGGCCCTCGTGCCCCCGGAAGCGGAGCCTCGCGGCTTCGCCCTGCCATCGGCCATGCTCACCCTGCTGCTCGTTTCGCTCATGGCGGCCGGCGGCTTTTTCGTCACCTGGATCGACGGACAGTCCGCTCGGGCCTTCGCGCGTTCCACGGAGGCCTTCTATGTGGCCGAGAGCGGGCTCGCGACGGCGCTCGCGCTCGCCGAGATGCCGAACCCCTCCGTGCCTCCCGTCACGCTGGGCGCGGGAACCGCGACGGTCTCCTTCGAGCATCTCCTCGAACTGCGGCCCGGGGAGGCCGTGTACCGCGTCGAGTCGCTGGGACGCGTCGTCTACGGCGACGCAACCTTCGAGCGGTCGGTGGGGCAGCTCCTCTGGGTGGCCGGACCGCCGCGGGTGCCCGGGGCGCTCGTCCTCATGGGGAGCACGGGCGCCGTACCCCCGAAGGGGACGATCACGGGGCTCGACGCGTTCGGGAGCGCCTGTCCGCAACAGCCCTCGCCGGTGGCGGGCGTCGCGTACTGGGGCGGACCGCCGCCGGCGCCCGATTCGTTGCTCACGATTTCGGGATCCCCCGCGGATCGCCGGATGTCGGCGGATGTGTCCGTTACAGCGGAAACGGGGATCCGATGGACGGAGCTGCTCGCTTCCTGGAGCCCGCGTCCCGACGCGGTCGTGCCGTCCGATCCGTGGCCGTCTCCGGGAGCCGATTCGTCCTATACGCGGATTTCGGGATCGGGGACGCTCGGTGCGGGCTCCAGCGGGCGTGGCGCCCTCGTGGTGGAAGGCGACCTGACGCTCGACGACGGCTTCGCCTGGCGGGGGCTCATCCTCGTGGGCGGCGCCCTGCTCCTGAACGGGGACATTTCGGTCCACGGGAGCGTGGCCAGCGGGCTCGCGGGTGGCGCGGGGGTGGCGGCCGACTTCGGCGGCCACCGCATCGATCTGCGCTTCAGCGCCTGCGCCGTCGCGACCGCCGCGGAGCGACTCACCGCCCCGGCGGCGGCAATCCCCGGCACATGGTACGAAGTCTGGTAG
- a CDS encoding alpha/beta fold hydrolase, which produces MSRPFLHQYTVSEAGSRRWLYVLHGIYGTGRNWASFARRLVARRPEWGAVLVDLRLHGHSPRFEPPHTLAACAHDVLELSESLERPVDAILGHSFGGKVALMVAAAATPSQAWVIDASPSRRSPGGGAARLLDVIRRHSGPFSKRRDAVSAVEAEGFAPSVAHWLATNLVFVDAGYRWRLDPDAAEELLADYFRRDLWDVIETPVPPSEIHAVRAAQSDILSADDRARFREATLNGRVHLHELAGGHWLHVDNPDGLPDLVAENL; this is translated from the coding sequence GTGTCTCGACCATTCCTGCATCAGTACACCGTCTCGGAGGCGGGTTCCCGGCGCTGGCTCTACGTGCTGCACGGCATCTACGGCACCGGCCGCAACTGGGCTTCATTCGCCCGCCGGCTCGTCGCCCGGCGTCCCGAGTGGGGAGCCGTGCTCGTGGACCTGCGGCTGCACGGGCACTCCCCGCGCTTCGAGCCGCCGCACACGCTTGCCGCGTGCGCGCACGACGTACTCGAACTCTCGGAGTCGCTCGAGCGGCCCGTGGACGCGATCCTGGGGCACTCCTTCGGCGGCAAGGTAGCGCTGATGGTGGCGGCGGCCGCGACGCCGAGCCAGGCATGGGTGATCGACGCCTCGCCCTCCCGCCGCTCGCCAGGGGGCGGAGCCGCCCGGCTGCTGGACGTGATTCGGCGGCACTCGGGGCCCTTCTCGAAGAGACGTGACGCGGTATCCGCGGTGGAGGCCGAGGGGTTCGCCCCATCCGTCGCGCACTGGCTGGCGACAAACCTCGTCTTCGTTGACGCCGGCTACCGGTGGCGCCTCGACCCGGACGCGGCCGAAGAACTGCTGGCCGACTACTTCAGGCGCGACCTCTGGGACGTCATCGAGACGCCCGTCCCGCCATCGGAAATCCATGCCGTACGGGCCGCGCAGTCGGACATCCTCTCGGCGGACGATCGCGCGCGATTCCGAGAGGCGACGCTGAACGGCCGCGTACATCTCCACGAACTCGCCGGCGGCCACTGGCTGCACGTGGACAATCCCGACGGACTCCCGGACCTCGTCGCCGAAAACCTCTGA
- a CDS encoding alpha/beta hydrolase, protein MQTVVGRVVRRRFEPQYERVRLDTDDGDFIDLDVWRGPETPSGLTLLLHGLEGSARSGYMVTTSEALAAAGIQAVALNFRSCSGEPNRLPDAYHSGRTDDIERALDWMAARYPGLPRTAVGFSLGGNALLNLLGREGGGRSLVAAAAVSVPYDLSSSADALQRGMGRVYGRRFLRSLREKAREKALRFPGVVAPEAARARTIREFDDRLTAPIHGFRDAADYYWRCSAKRFVDPVNLPMLLIHARDDPLAPGSSVPVETIRQRPNLSLALTERGGHLGFVGRGRGMGRADARTGWLEETVARYISRAMHRTTHPDSGVF, encoded by the coding sequence GTGCAAACCGTGGTGGGACGGGTCGTGCGCCGGCGCTTCGAGCCGCAGTACGAACGGGTTCGGCTCGACACGGACGATGGAGACTTCATCGACCTCGACGTATGGAGGGGACCGGAAACCCCCTCGGGTCTGACCCTCCTCCTCCACGGGCTCGAGGGCAGCGCGCGCTCGGGCTACATGGTGACGACGAGCGAGGCGTTGGCGGCGGCCGGCATCCAGGCCGTCGCGCTCAACTTCCGTTCGTGCAGCGGAGAGCCGAACCGTCTGCCGGACGCCTACCACTCGGGTCGGACGGACGACATTGAGCGCGCGCTGGACTGGATGGCGGCGCGTTACCCGGGTCTCCCGCGGACCGCAGTGGGGTTCTCCCTGGGCGGGAACGCGCTCCTCAACCTGCTCGGACGGGAGGGTGGCGGCCGGAGTCTCGTCGCCGCCGCCGCCGTATCGGTCCCGTACGACCTCTCATCCAGCGCCGATGCCCTGCAGCGCGGCATGGGACGCGTGTACGGCAGGCGTTTTCTCCGCAGCCTGCGCGAAAAAGCCCGTGAAAAGGCCCTGAGATTCCCGGGCGTGGTGGCCCCCGAGGCGGCGAGGGCGCGCACGATTCGCGAGTTCGATGACCGGCTCACGGCGCCGATCCACGGCTTCCGCGACGCCGCCGACTACTACTGGCGCTGCAGCGCGAAGCGCTTCGTGGACCCCGTGAACCTTCCCATGCTCCTCATCCACGCGCGCGACGACCCGCTCGCCCCGGGGAGTTCGGTGCCCGTCGAGACGATCCGGCAACGTCCGAATCTCTCCCTGGCGCTGACGGAGCGGGGAGGACATCTCGGGTTCGTCGGCCGGGGACGCGGCATGGGGCGGGCCGACGCGCGAACGGGCTGGCTGGAAGAGACCGTTGCCCGCTACATCTCGCGGGCCATGCATCGGACAACGCATCCGGATTCCGGCGTGTTTTAG